TCGCAGCCGCGCCGTACTCGACCAAAGCCCGGTCGTTGTCTTTTTGCTCGACGGCCAGATCGCCGGCGTTCATGTGGTTGTACGCGCGCTGCAAGGTGACCAATCGCCGAAGCTCCTTCAGCGGCTCAGCGCTGTCATCGACTCTCAAGTCGAACACTCGATCAGCCCAGGGCTTGCCTGTCGGCTTGCCGGTTACGACGATCAGCGCGGCGGATTGCTTGCCCCTGATGTCGCCGCCAGCTTCCTGCGCAGCGTCGAGCGCAGCCAACATTCTCTCGGCCAGATCGCCTTTCGCAACTTCAAACGCGCGCGACATCGCCGGCCAGACTTTGTCGTTCAACATCAAGTTCGCCTGGACCGAATAGTCTTTGCCGACGATATGCCCGGCGGCTGGAATGTCCTTTGAGCCAGTGTGGGCCGCAACCCTGCCCTGGGCGTCTATCATCGCGACCTGTCGAACATCGCGCCCGTCGTCTCCGGCAAGCAGAGCCTTGAGCGCATCGGGGGCGCTCTTGCCGGCGCGCATCAGATCGAGACCGAGCTTGCCGTAGCTGGGATCGACGAACGACTGAGTCGCAACGGCGCCGATGCCGGCTTCGGCCCACGTGACGATTGAACCGACCGAGAACCAATGCGACTGAACGGCTACGCCAAGCTCGCCCGTTGCCGGGTCTCGGGCGACGATCGAGAAGGTGTGCACGGGGCGCTGCGGCAACGGGTTTCTCGCCCGAGCCTGTGCCCCAGCGTCTGAGGCGAGCAGAAGCACCGTTCCTGCGAATCCCAAGAAGCGAATTGCAATCGAAAGAAGTCGGGTCATTGTTTCACCTCAATCTGAAAAACCGAAGGTCGTGTTTAGCTGTCTTGGCCGGCTTGAACGCCGGCTAAGGCGCGAACGCCAACTGTACTTTGATAACCTGCTCGATCCTTCGCATATCAATTGGCGACAGACTGCCCATTAAATTCAGCAAACGCGTTTTGCTCACGGTAGTGAGCTGGTCTGCCATTGCCTTGTTCTGTTTGCCGTTGAGTTGAAC
This window of the Acidobacteriota bacterium genome carries:
- a CDS encoding DUF1028 domain-containing protein, yielding MTRLLSIAIRFLGFAGTVLLLASDAGAQARARNPLPQRPVHTFSIVARDPATGELGVAVQSHWFSVGSIVTWAEAGIGAVATQSFVDPSYGKLGLDLMRAGKSAPDALKALLAGDDGRDVRQVAMIDAQGRVAAHTGSKDIPAAGHIVGKDYSVQANLMLNDKVWPAMSRAFEVAKGDLAERMLAALDAAQEAGGDIRGKQSAALIVVTGKPTGKPWADRVFDLRVDDSAEPLKELRRLVTLQRAYNHMNAGDLAVEQKDNDRALVEYGAAAKLVPDNAEMVYWHAVALVNMGRVDDSLPLFKRVFAMDKNWVTLTPRLVKVGLLPDDQKLIERIVKLGSAK